In Pirellulales bacterium, the genomic stretch CCCTGTGGCGTGACGCTCAATTTCATGAACGAGTCGCCGGGCGATGCGTCCGGATTCGTCACCGCCGCGACAGGGCACTCGGGATCGGGCGTTTCGTAATTGAGAACCGGGAACAGCCGGTTGTTAGCCAGCGCCAAGGCCGAAGCCGCTAGCTCGACCATAGCGCTACCGGCACCCAGGTTGCCGAAGTAACTTTTCACAGCAGCTACGGGCACCTTCCGCGCGCCGAAAATATCGTGAATCGCGGCAGCCTCTTCCGCATCACCACTACGCGTGCCCAGGCCGTGGCTGTTGACATGACCGATTGCGGCCGGCTCCATTTGCGCATCGCGCAGGGCCGACTTCATGGCGTTCCGCAAAGCCTGATCGCGCCGCGCGACACGATTGCGATCGACGACCGACGACGAACCCGCCCCCACCAATTCGGCATAGATCCGGGCACCGCGGGCACGGGCCGCGTTATATTCTTCGAGCATGATCGCCCCGGCTCCTTCGCCCAGAACCATCCCGGAGCGATTCAGATCGAACGGGCGGCTGGCGCGCTCGGGCAATTGGCCGTTGGGGGCGATCTCTTCTTGGATTACGGCGTGCAGGGCCTTCATTGGATGCACACGCGTGCCGGTGGCGCCGGCCAACATGCAATCGGCGTGGCCGCGTTGAATCACACGCAGGGCCTCGCCCACGGCCAGGTTGGCGGCCGCTTCGCGCAGCGTGAGAGAGTTGTTCGGCCCGCGGAAGTCGTTGTAGATCGCGATATGGCTGGCCGGCATGTTGGGCAGGTACTTGAGCAGCCACAGCGGAGAGAGTTGTGGCATACCGTTGCCGGCCCACCGCGAAAACTCGAAGTGCTTCTCGTCTGGCGCAAAAGCACGCATGGCGGAAATGAACTCTGTCGGGTCGGTCACCATGTAGTCCGAGCCGAAGACCACCCCCACGCGCTCCGGATCGTAGGCGCCGGCGGCGATCGCCGCGTCCGACAGGGCCCGCTGCGCCGCGGCAACCCCCATCTGCGATTCGCGGCACATAACCTTCAGACCCTTGCGGATCGATTTCTTCAGCTCGCCATCGAGCGGACCGAAGTTATCGATATGCCCGGTGAAATCGTGGGCGACGCCGGCAAACTCGCGTGCCAGCCCTGCGTGCCCGTTGGCCACGGCCGCCACGCCGCTGCGGCGCCCCTCGAGACCGGCCCACAGAGACTCCGCCGTATTCCCCAGAGGGCTGATCACCCCCAGCCCAGTTATGACGACACGCCGCACGGCATACTCCCGCTGATAGACTGTTCACTTTGGTCAAAAAATTCTATCGCCACCCCCCCGAACCGTCGAGGCGGGACACTGGCCACCCACCTAGTAGCGGCCGTGGTACGTGCGCGTGTCACGCTGCGTGGTGATCACCGGCACAGGGGCGTTGTCGCCGGCCTTCCCCTTGCTTTCGACCAGGACGAGCAAATCGGCACGAGCCGCAGCCGAAGGCCACGGCAGTGGCACCTTGAGCGCGGGATCGTTCGGCACCGGCGTCGGCACGACACCCAGCCCGACGAGCAGAATCTGTCCCGTCGGCCAACGGAATCGCTCGTGCAGGCGGCAGTGCGTGATCTGCGGCACTTCGACCTTCACGCGCTGGTGTGACGAAACCGGGCTGGGTACGTCCATCATCACCGGCACGAGTTTTTCCAATTGATCGATGTGACACTTGATCACGGCATCGATCGTCTGCCCATCCAGCGACAAGAGCGGGCTCAGTTCCAGCGAGAACCCCTCGTCGAATTGCCCGAGTTCCGCTTCGTAAGCGGGCCAGGCATTGGGGTGGAGCGTGATGTCGCGGGTGTACGTCTTGGGGCGCGTGGCGGCGACCGTGGTCGACTGGCCGTTGTTGACCAACAGTTGCGGAGAACTGTGCTCGCGGAAATCGTTGCGCTTGCGTAACTCGGCCAGAAGCAGCGCGGCGTCCTCTTTTTCCACCAGCCAGGCCTGAATGCCCTGCGTTTGCACGGCCACCGGGCGCAGCATCTGCTTGGCCTTGATGCGCCAATCGGGGTGGGCAATCGTGATCACGCGGACGCTGAAAGCGCTGGTTTCCGCCTCGGTATTGACGAAGCGATCGACAACGTCCTGCACGCGGCCCTGCATTTCCGGAGTGTGATAGACGCGCAGCGAGCGGCGGTTGGCGCTCAAGAAGGCGAACGGCTCGGAGTGCCAGGTTTCATAGCCCGTGTCGCGCAAGATCCAATCGACGATCGCCTGTTCGGGGCTATTGGTCGTGGTCACGCGCACCGTGTAAGGCGTGATGTCGTATTCGCGCCATACTTGCCCGGCGTCATTCGGTAAACCGCCGGAGCCTTCGGTGACGCGGGCGATCGGTTGCCGCGACGCTGACGGCGCCGGAGCGGCCGCGGGGGGCGCGTAGGAATTCAGCGGCGCCACACCGTCATCCGATTGACCGCTCGTCTGTTTGATCTCTTTCGAGGCGGCGGGGCGCCCCGTTGTTGGCGGTAAGACCCCTTTACGCGGCGTGCGCCACTTGCCCGTCGAACGATCGGGCGTGCGTGGTGAATCCGCCGCCTGCGCCAATGCCAGGCTCGGCATCGTGACCGCAATGATAATCGCGAGTATGAAAACTCTGGGCAACATCGTGACGGCCTCCTTGCCGAGCGTTGCTACCGGCGGCCCTGCGCGCGGAATTCCCCTGACATGAGGCCGCGGAGTATAGGAGGGCACCGCAGGGCGAACAAGATCGACAAGCGGGGATCAACCAACGAAGAATCGCGATAGCACCGGTTAGTGCTGGCCGTTGCGCAGGTGGCCAACGATCACCGATGCGTTATGCCCGCCAAAGCCAAAGCTGTTGCTCATGGCGGCCACGACTTTGCGCTCCCGCGCTTGGTTCGGCGTGTAGTCCAGATCGCAGAGCGGATCGGGCGTGTGATAATTGATCGTGGGCGGAATGACGCTGCGCGTCAGCGCCAGCACCGACAGCACCATTTCCACGCCGCCGCTGGCGCCCAGCAAATGCCCTAGCTGGCTCTTGGTGCTGGAAATGCTGATATCGCGGGCGTGCTCTTTGAAAACCGATTTCACGGCCGCCGTCTCGGCCTGGTCGCCCAGCGGCGTGCTGGTGCCGTGGGCGTTGATGTACGTGATGTCCGTCAGCGGCACGTGACCATCGGCCAAGGCATCGCTCATTGCCTTGGCGGCGCCGGTGCCATGCTCGTCGGGATGCGTGATATGC encodes the following:
- a CDS encoding beta-ketoacyl-[acyl-carrier-protein] synthase family protein — translated: MRRVVITGLGVISPLGNTAESLWAGLEGRRSGVAAVANGHAGLAREFAGVAHDFTGHIDNFGPLDGELKKSIRKGLKVMCRESQMGVAAAQRALSDAAIAAGAYDPERVGVVFGSDYMVTDPTEFISAMRAFAPDEKHFEFSRWAGNGMPQLSPLWLLKYLPNMPASHIAIYNDFRGPNNSLTLREAAANLAVGEALRVIQRGHADCMLAGATGTRVHPMKALHAVIQEEIAPNGQLPERASRPFDLNRSGMVLGEGAGAIMLEEYNAARARGARIYAELVGAGSSSVVDRNRVARRDQALRNAMKSALRDAQMEPAAIGHVNSHGLGTRSGDAEEAAAIHDIFGARKVPVAAVKSYFGNLGAGSAMVELAASALALANNRLFPVLNYETPDPECPVAAVTNPDASPGDSFMKLSVTPQGQAACLIVRRCA